In Methylophaga thalassica, one genomic interval encodes:
- a CDS encoding methyl-accepting chemotaxis protein yields MKKNLPVTDKEITFDNPLISTTDLKGIITSFNREFEYVSGFSADELMNVNHNVIRHPDMPPAAFADLWSTVKSGKHWMGMVKNRTKTGDFYWVDAYVTPIFDGDKVIGYESVRSKPQKQEIKRAQQLYKQINEGKKPKLGNVFTRLSLKNKTTLSVVLSSIVASVVNQISTIQQLPFYLPVVIAVLGGLASFLLLKNWVFASLDRAIKEANDEVNNPLMGMVYTGADDEVAQLVLVNKLLQARLNTILVRMKDSAGSIDKSAGDTYQSQQSIMESINSQASQTEQVATAMTEMSSTIQELARNASLASQSANQVDDLTQQSMTKSETAVKGLTSLDRAFDTISDYIKTLESDSSAINPIVDVISNIAEQTNLLALNAAIEAARAGDHGRGFAVVADEVRSLATRTQESTQEISNLISKLDSSVVKVVKGMETTKDTASSSRQDIQGSIDSVSSIKESVEKLNELNTLIATAVEEQSAVSEDINKNVVRISSDAEMVVSNANKVNVHAENLAQESQNLLNMITRFSSR; encoded by the coding sequence ATGAAAAAAAATCTGCCAGTCACAGATAAAGAAATTACCTTCGATAATCCGCTGATTTCGACAACTGACCTCAAAGGCATCATAACGAGCTTTAACAGAGAGTTTGAGTACGTTAGTGGTTTTTCTGCTGATGAATTGATGAACGTGAATCACAATGTCATTCGTCATCCAGATATGCCACCGGCTGCATTTGCTGATCTCTGGTCTACCGTAAAATCGGGTAAACACTGGATGGGGATGGTCAAAAATCGAACAAAGACTGGCGATTTTTACTGGGTAGATGCGTATGTCACGCCAATTTTTGATGGCGATAAAGTAATTGGCTATGAGTCTGTTCGTAGTAAACCCCAAAAACAAGAGATTAAGCGTGCACAACAGCTTTATAAACAAATTAACGAGGGTAAGAAGCCTAAACTCGGTAACGTCTTCACACGACTGTCTCTAAAAAATAAAACCACATTATCAGTGGTGCTCAGTAGTATTGTGGCCAGCGTTGTAAATCAAATCAGTACCATTCAACAATTGCCCTTTTATCTGCCAGTGGTTATTGCGGTATTAGGTGGCCTGGCATCGTTTCTGTTACTCAAAAATTGGGTCTTTGCATCACTGGATAGAGCCATAAAAGAAGCTAATGATGAGGTCAATAATCCCCTGATGGGTATGGTGTATACCGGTGCTGATGATGAAGTTGCTCAACTGGTATTAGTGAATAAACTGCTGCAGGCCAGACTGAATACTATTTTGGTGAGAATGAAAGATTCTGCTGGCAGCATTGATAAGTCGGCCGGCGATACCTATCAGTCTCAACAATCAATTATGGAATCGATTAATTCTCAGGCATCACAAACTGAGCAAGTGGCGACAGCCATGACGGAAATGTCTTCCACAATTCAGGAGCTGGCACGTAACGCCAGTCTGGCCTCTCAGTCAGCGAATCAGGTTGATGACTTAACCCAACAAAGCATGACTAAATCTGAAACCGCCGTGAAAGGCTTAACCAGTTTAGATAGGGCATTTGATACTATCAGTGACTATATTAAAACGCTGGAATCGGACTCCAGTGCGATTAATCCTATCGTAGATGTGATTAGTAACATTGCAGAGCAAACCAATCTATTGGCCTTAAATGCGGCGATTGAGGCTGCAAGAGCAGGTGACCATGGTAGGGGATTTGCTGTTGTCGCTGATGAGGTGCGTTCATTGGCGACACGAACCCAGGAATCAACCCAAGAAATTTCAAACCTTATTTCAAAACTGGATAGCTCTGTCGTCAAAGTGGTGAAAGGTATGGAAACGACAAAAGATACTGCCTCCTCAAGCCGTCAGGATATTCAAGGGTCTATTGACTCTGTGAGCTCTATTAAAGAGAGTGTGGAGAAACTGAATGAGCTTAACACCTTGATTGCGACTGCCGTTGAAGAGCAGAGTGCAGTGAGTGAAGACATTAATAAGAATGTAGTCAGAATTAGCTCTGATGCCGAAATGGTGGTGAGCAATGCTAATAAGGTAAATGTACACGCTGAAAATCTGGCGCAGGAATCACAAAATCTACTGAATATGATTACCCGTTTTTCATCTCGCTAA
- a CDS encoding putative urea ABC transporter substrate-binding protein, whose protein sequence is MKFSILRFFSFLLLSFSLLIVPFSANAEQKDKFSIAWTIYAGWMPWDYAANAGIVKKWADKYGIEIDVVQINDYVESINQYTAGQFDGCTMTNMDALTIPAAGGVDSTALILGDFSNGNDGIVLKGEGKTLKDIEGQNVNLVELSVSHYLLARALDTIGLSERDVRVVNTSDADLVAVFNADDVTSTVTWNPLLSEVAAMPNTSKVFDSSQIPGEIIDMLVVNTDTLKDNPDFGKALTGAWYEIMARMAAKDTDALTFMAKASGTDLPGYEAQLAATNMFYEAKDAVAFAQSKQLPETMKYVSEFSFEHGLLGEGAMDAGFIGIAYPDGTVVGNSANVKLRFDSSFMSMAADGSL, encoded by the coding sequence ATGAAGTTCTCCATTCTTCGTTTTTTCAGCTTCTTGCTGCTTTCTTTCTCTCTCCTTATCGTTCCCTTCTCAGCGAATGCTGAACAAAAAGATAAATTCAGTATTGCCTGGACTATTTATGCAGGCTGGATGCCGTGGGACTATGCGGCGAATGCGGGCATTGTAAAAAAGTGGGCGGACAAATACGGTATCGAAATTGACGTAGTTCAAATCAATGACTACGTTGAATCCATCAACCAATATACGGCTGGTCAGTTTGATGGTTGCACCATGACGAATATGGATGCGCTCACTATTCCTGCTGCGGGTGGTGTCGACTCTACCGCATTAATTCTTGGTGATTTTTCTAATGGGAACGATGGCATTGTCCTGAAGGGCGAAGGTAAAACCCTGAAAGACATTGAGGGCCAAAACGTTAATCTGGTTGAGCTGTCTGTTTCTCATTATTTATTAGCTCGTGCTCTAGATACCATTGGTTTGAGTGAGCGTGATGTCAGAGTCGTGAATACTTCAGATGCCGATTTGGTAGCCGTGTTTAACGCAGACGACGTGACTTCTACCGTCACTTGGAATCCACTGTTATCTGAAGTGGCTGCCATGCCTAATACCTCAAAAGTATTCGATTCTTCTCAAATTCCTGGCGAAATCATCGATATGTTAGTGGTCAACACTGACACCCTGAAAGATAACCCTGATTTTGGTAAAGCCTTAACCGGTGCCTGGTATGAAATCATGGCGCGTATGGCGGCTAAAGATACCGATGCGCTGACCTTTATGGCTAAAGCCTCAGGCACTGATTTGCCGGGTTATGAAGCACAATTGGCTGCGACCAATATGTTCTATGAAGCAAAAGATGCCGTGGCCTTTGCTCAAAGCAAACAACTGCCTGAAACCATGAAGTATGTGAGTGAGTTTTCATTCGAGCATGGTTTATTAGGTGAAGGTGCGATGGATGCTGGCTTTATTGGTATTGCTTATCCAGATGGCACTGTAGTCGGTAACTCAGCGAACGTTAAGCTGCGTTTTGATTCGTCTTTCATGTCTATGGCGGCTGACGGTTCTCTGTAA
- a CDS encoding ABC transporter permease: protein MKRLINQQPSNAGKWLLGALPFILILLAYLVASNERLAVNPNDKLMPSFEAFGHAIHMMAFEPSKRTGEYLLWADTLASLQRLGIGVGISALISLIVGILIGIIPLLRASFAPVVTVISLVPPLAILPILFIIFGLGEVAKITLIVLGITPFLIRDVQLRVMALPEELIIKAQTLGASTWQLIVRVVLPQVLPKLIDAVRLSLGAAWLFLIAAEAISATEGLGYRIFLVRRYLAMDVILPYVLWITLLAFLTDYLLRRLSLYAFPWQQTEGGAK from the coding sequence ATGAAACGACTTATCAATCAACAGCCGAGTAACGCTGGGAAATGGTTATTAGGTGCTTTACCTTTTATCCTGATTTTACTGGCTTATCTGGTGGCATCGAATGAGCGCTTAGCGGTGAATCCTAATGATAAGCTGATGCCTTCCTTCGAAGCCTTTGGTCATGCCATTCATATGATGGCATTTGAACCCAGTAAACGTACTGGTGAATACCTGTTATGGGCCGATACGCTGGCCAGTTTGCAACGGCTGGGGATTGGCGTTGGTATCAGTGCGCTTATCAGTCTTATCGTTGGAATTCTGATTGGGATTATTCCTCTACTGCGTGCCAGTTTTGCACCAGTGGTCACCGTTATATCTCTGGTACCACCATTAGCGATTTTACCTATCTTGTTTATCATTTTTGGTTTAGGTGAAGTCGCCAAAATTACGCTTATTGTGCTGGGTATCACCCCATTTTTGATTCGTGATGTGCAATTACGTGTCATGGCGTTACCTGAAGAATTGATCATCAAAGCACAAACATTAGGCGCCTCAACCTGGCAATTGATTGTACGAGTAGTCTTACCTCAGGTATTACCAAAACTGATTGATGCAGTGCGTTTAAGTCTGGGGGCGGCCTGGTTATTTTTAATTGCCGCAGAAGCCATCTCGGCAACAGAAGGGCTTGGTTATCGTATCTTTCTGGTCAGACGTTATCTGGCGATGGATGTGATTTTGCCCTATGTATTGTGGATTACCTTATTGGCCTTTCTGACTGATTATCTATTACGTCGTTTGTCCTTATATGCCTTCCCGTGGCAGCAGACTGAGGGAGGGGCTAAATGA
- a CDS encoding ABC transporter ATP-binding protein: protein MNNIELKKLWKEYGDNVVLENINLTVRAGEFITLVGASGCGKTTFLKMLLGTEKPSRGELLLDGDPIRDEPDADRGIVFQRYSVFPHLNVIENVMLGVEFGQSRLLGRCFGSKRRQVREQAQEMLELVGLGHVANQYPTSLSGGMQQRLAIAQALIKQPKVLLLDEPFGALDPGIRSDMHALILDIWQKTGITIFMITHDLTEGFYLGTRLLVFDKHRQDPDNPNRYGASITFDIPVGDTRKSTLEDISNTMKQKQETP, encoded by the coding sequence ATGAACAATATCGAGCTGAAAAAATTATGGAAAGAGTACGGCGATAATGTCGTTCTTGAGAATATCAATCTGACGGTGAGAGCAGGCGAGTTTATAACTCTGGTGGGCGCATCAGGCTGTGGTAAAACCACATTTCTGAAAATGCTGCTGGGAACCGAGAAACCCTCTCGAGGTGAATTATTACTGGATGGTGATCCCATCCGTGATGAGCCCGATGCTGACCGGGGTATTGTCTTCCAGCGTTACTCTGTTTTCCCTCATCTTAATGTGATTGAAAATGTCATGTTGGGTGTGGAGTTTGGTCAGTCCAGATTATTGGGCAGATGTTTTGGCAGCAAGCGACGACAGGTTCGTGAGCAAGCCCAGGAAATGCTTGAATTGGTTGGGTTGGGGCATGTGGCGAATCAATATCCGACATCACTATCTGGCGGTATGCAGCAACGGCTGGCCATTGCGCAGGCCTTAATTAAACAACCGAAAGTATTATTGCTGGATGAGCCGTTTGGTGCGCTTGATCCAGGCATTCGTTCTGATATGCATGCCTTGATTTTAGATATCTGGCAAAAAACCGGCATCACCATTTTCATGATTACCCATGACTTAACCGAAGGCTTTTATCTGGGAACACGCTTATTAGTGTTTGATAAACACCGTCAAGACCCAGATAACCCAAACCGTTATGGGGCCTCTATTACCTTTGATATTCCGGTGGGTGATACACGCAAATCCACTTTAGAAGACATTTCAAACACGATGAAACAAAAGCAGGAAACACCATGA
- a CDS encoding urea amidolyase associated protein UAAP1 yields the protein MSDKQNDLIYEDTLPGGTHWSMLVRKGTTLRLIDNEGGANVGMLFYNPMNKLERYNAPDTLKCQHTFKLTKGHCLYSDMGHVFCSIIDDTVGWHDTVGGNLTTDNMKKRWGDRSYQEAGNDWTLSGEHAFLVELAKYGLNRRDMAANLNLFSQVKTDAEGNMQFVENNSKAGDFIDLRFEMDTLVLFHTCPHPMNTADAYPKHAVTYQLRKSAPVTEDDECLNHCAENQRGFDNNRLYHQCGHHH from the coding sequence ATGAGTGATAAACAAAACGATCTGATATATGAGGATACATTGCCTGGTGGCACGCATTGGTCAATGTTAGTAAGAAAAGGGACGACACTGCGGCTGATTGATAACGAAGGTGGCGCTAATGTCGGTATGTTGTTTTATAACCCGATGAATAAACTGGAGCGTTATAACGCGCCGGATACCTTGAAATGTCAGCATACCTTTAAGCTGACCAAAGGCCATTGTTTGTACTCAGATATGGGGCATGTGTTTTGTTCCATTATCGATGACACCGTTGGCTGGCACGATACCGTTGGCGGCAATCTCACCACGGACAATATGAAAAAACGCTGGGGTGACAGAAGTTATCAGGAAGCCGGTAATGACTGGACCTTAAGCGGCGAGCATGCTTTTTTGGTTGAGCTGGCTAAATATGGCTTAAACCGTCGTGATATGGCAGCCAATCTCAACTTATTCAGCCAGGTCAAAACCGACGCTGAAGGCAATATGCAGTTTGTTGAAAACAACAGCAAAGCGGGTGACTTCATCGATTTACGCTTTGAAATGGATACCTTGGTGTTATTCCACACCTGTCCACACCCGATGAATACAGCCGATGCCTATCCTAAACATGCTGTCACCTATCAATTAAGAAAATCTGCTCCGGTGACGGAAGATGACGAGTGTTTGAATCACTGCGCTGAAAACCAGCGTGGTTTTGACAATAACCGTCTATACCATCAATGCGGTCATCACCATTAA
- a CDS encoding urea amidolyase associated protein UAAP2 — MIKESNLNPEQASYREEVLAGDYWMHELKAGQTLRIVDLYGNQAADTLFYSLADPSERYSAIDTLREQGNVYLTAGTTLLSNLGRPMLEITADTCGRHDTLGGACATESNTVRYSLEKKTMHACRDSWMLAVAENEHFGVSKRDITHNINFFMNVPVTEDGHLTFADGISEAGKYVEMTAKMDVIVLISNCPQLNNPCNAYNPTPVEVVIWG, encoded by the coding sequence GTGATTAAAGAAAGTAACCTAAACCCTGAACAAGCCAGCTACCGTGAAGAAGTGTTAGCAGGTGATTACTGGATGCATGAACTGAAAGCGGGTCAAACACTGCGTATTGTCGATTTATATGGTAATCAGGCCGCTGATACTTTGTTTTACAGTTTAGCGGATCCCAGTGAGCGCTATAGTGCGATTGATACCCTTCGTGAGCAAGGTAATGTCTACCTTACTGCTGGCACAACATTGTTGTCGAATCTTGGCAGACCCATGTTAGAGATCACTGCTGATACTTGTGGACGCCACGATACGCTGGGCGGTGCCTGTGCAACAGAATCCAACACCGTGCGTTATTCGCTGGAGAAAAAAACCATGCACGCATGCCGTGATAGCTGGATGCTAGCGGTAGCCGAAAACGAGCACTTTGGTGTAAGTAAGCGTGATATCACTCATAACATTAACTTTTTTATGAATGTGCCTGTGACTGAAGACGGCCATTTGACCTTTGCAGATGGTATTTCTGAAGCGGGTAAATATGTGGAAATGACAGCAAAAATGGATGTGATTGTGTTGATCTCTAACTGTCCGCAATTAAATAACCCATGTAATGCTTATAACCCGACACCGGTTGAAGTGGTGATCTGGGGGTAA